The candidate division WOR-3 bacterium genome window below encodes:
- a CDS encoding radical SAM protein, with protein MNSYVYGPVPSRRLGLSLGLSIIPFKTCTLDCVYCQCGRTTRKTLRRESFYPVEDILAQVRQAVKTARPDFITFSGEGEPTLNCDIGRLIRRLKQEHTIPVAVITNSTLFTDPAVRRDLYAADLVVPSLDAADQRTFARVNRGHRNLRIAGIIDALVTFRRYYHGQIWLEIMLVKDCNDSVEHLMHLRKAVHRIRPDRVHLNTVVRPPAERNARPLSEDDLEQVRCLFGPGAEIASSPFRRRRRRFRGDPVQAVLEFVQRRPATAKDLEHSLGIPAPELDATLRRLVRRRRIRRVDFWGKVFYEPV; from the coding sequence ATGAATAGCTACGTATATGGTCCAGTGCCTTCGCGACGGCTAGGGCTATCGCTCGGGCTTTCAATCATTCCGTTCAAGACTTGCACCCTGGACTGCGTTTACTGTCAATGCGGTCGGACAACCCGTAAGACCCTCCGCCGCGAGTCATTCTACCCAGTCGAAGACATCCTCGCCCAGGTCCGGCAGGCAGTAAAGACCGCCCGACCGGATTTCATAACTTTCTCAGGCGAAGGTGAGCCAACTTTGAACTGCGACATTGGCCGGCTTATCCGCAGACTGAAGCAGGAACACACGATACCAGTCGCGGTCATCACGAACTCAACACTGTTCACCGACCCTGCAGTCCGACGCGACCTATACGCAGCCGACCTGGTCGTACCATCGCTCGATGCCGCGGACCAGCGAACCTTCGCACGAGTGAATCGCGGACATCGGAACTTGAGGATTGCCGGCATTATTGATGCGCTCGTAACGTTCCGACGGTACTACCACGGTCAGATATGGCTTGAGATAATGCTAGTCAAGGATTGCAACGATTCGGTTGAACACCTCATGCACCTGCGCAAGGCGGTCCACCGCATCAGGCCGGACCGGGTGCATCTTAATACAGTCGTACGGCCGCCGGCTGAAAGAAATGCAAGACCACTGTCCGAAGATGACTTGGAACAGGTACGGTGTCTTTTTGGCCCGGGTGCAGAAATCGCATCTTCGCCGTTCCGTAGGCGACGGCGCCGGTTCCGCGGCGACCCGGTCCAAGCGGTACTTGAGTTCGTTCAGCGCCGGCCCGCGACCGCAAAGGACCTTGAACATTCGCTTGGCATCCCTGCCCCAGAGCTCGACGCCACTCTGCGACGACTGGTGCGCCGCCGACGTATTCGACGTGTTGACTTCTGGGGCAAAGTGTTCTACGAACCGGTCTAG